The Candidatus Paceibacterota bacterium genome includes a region encoding these proteins:
- a CDS encoding dipeptidase: protein MQAVINYLKQNQPRALAELCDYVRFPSVSAQPQHRPDLRACAEWVVKHCRRIGLQARLCATAGNPIVIARTPQARSGGARRPHFVVYGHYDVQPPEPLGLWTSPPFEPRVVRGAIFGRGASDNKGQNLAHLKAVEAYLKTETPLPCDITFVIEGEEEVGSSSLATFLREHRSELACDAIVISDTGMPTSKHPALTYALRGIASFQVTLHGPSRDLHSGIFGGTVDNPAMALCQLLGKLRDAKGRVAIPGFYDGVQPLSAYERKQYARVPFDARDYQRLLGVPKLFGEHGFTPAEQRSARPTFEINGLTSGYQGEGSKTIVPAWARAKITVRLVPNQDPKHVMKCVRRQLEKLCPPTVRLDIQGGHGAEPYLVSPTGPQARAALRALKRAFGREPVLVREGGSIPIVNHFKKILRADALLLGLALPDDNAHSPNEKFDLGCFAKGQAMSAYLWQELSRG, encoded by the coding sequence ATGCAAGCTGTTATTAACTACCTCAAGCAGAACCAACCTCGCGCCCTGGCTGAACTCTGCGACTACGTAAGGTTTCCCAGCGTTTCCGCTCAGCCGCAGCACCGCCCTGATTTGCGCGCGTGCGCGGAATGGGTCGTGAAGCACTGCCGCCGGATCGGCTTGCAGGCACGGCTCTGCGCCACCGCGGGCAATCCCATCGTGATCGCCAGGACGCCGCAGGCCAGGTCAGGGGGGGCGCGCCGCCCGCATTTTGTGGTTTATGGGCATTACGACGTGCAGCCCCCCGAACCGCTCGGCTTGTGGACCTCGCCGCCGTTTGAGCCGCGCGTGGTCCGTGGCGCTATCTTCGGCCGCGGCGCCAGCGATAACAAGGGCCAAAACCTGGCGCACCTTAAGGCGGTGGAGGCGTATCTCAAGACGGAGACGCCGTTGCCATGCGACATCACCTTCGTGATCGAGGGCGAGGAGGAAGTTGGCAGCAGCAGTCTGGCCACTTTCCTGCGGGAGCACCGGTCCGAGCTGGCTTGCGACGCGATTGTGATCTCCGACACCGGCATGCCGACGTCGAAGCATCCCGCGCTGACCTACGCCCTGCGGGGCATTGCCAGTTTCCAGGTGACGTTGCATGGGCCATCGCGCGATCTGCATTCGGGCATTTTTGGCGGGACGGTGGACAACCCGGCGATGGCCCTCTGCCAACTTTTGGGCAAACTGCGCGACGCGAAAGGCCGCGTAGCGATCCCGGGTTTCTACGATGGCGTGCAGCCGTTGTCCGCCTATGAGCGCAAGCAGTATGCGCGAGTGCCCTTTGATGCCCGCGATTACCAGCGTCTGCTGGGCGTGCCAAAGCTCTTTGGCGAACACGGTTTCACCCCGGCGGAACAGCGCTCTGCCCGGCCGACCTTCGAGATAAACGGCCTGACGAGCGGGTACCAGGGCGAAGGGAGCAAGACCATTGTGCCGGCCTGGGCGCGCGCCAAGATCACCGTGCGACTGGTGCCCAACCAGGACCCGAAGCATGTTATGAAGTGCGTCCGGCGGCAATTGGAGAAGCTGTGCCCGCCGACAGTGCGCCTGGACATCCAAGGGGGCCACGGCGCGGAGCCTTACCTGGTTTCCCCCACGGGACCCCAGGCGCGGGCTGCCTTGCGCGCGCTCAAGCGGGCCTTCGGCCGCGAACCGGTGCTCGTCCGCGAAGGCGGCTCAATCCCAATCGTCAACCACTTCAAGAAGATACTCCGCGCCGACGCGCTTTTACTGGGGCTGGCCCTGCCTGACGACAACGCCCACTCGCCGAACGAGAAGTTTGACCTGGGGTGCTTTGCCAAAGGCCAGGCGATGAGCGCTTATCTGTGGCAGGAATTGAGCCGCGGCTGA